In Lineus longissimus chromosome 7, tnLinLong1.2, whole genome shotgun sequence, a genomic segment contains:
- the LOC135491267 gene encoding probable E3 ubiquitin-protein ligase makorin-1, with the protein MAEAEPWLSRIPCRYYNHGICRAGDSCHYAHDQALRRSSSPGPEGVPSPRPQTCRFFLRGCCTYGAKCRFEHTNAESPGNSSGEMTKNAKGHHGNRPVNLPKNCSGSPNSKMVVLKKGSKSADSNDSGIDMDGGSSTCISSPPAAKPKKPEDWVKAAEFVPGQPYRSQGIGTYSEVASCGVFPEEEIIRGGFPVPAEPVTEQSKKLLCPFAANGECRYGDNCTYTHGDICDLCFHPCLHPTDDEQRKKHHEECMAEIEKDMEESFAFQRSKEMSCGICMEVIMEKEPHNERRFGILSHCNHCFCLSCIRKWRQAKQFENKVVRACPECRKTSDFVTPSEYWVETKEEKEKLIEGYKKALGQKACKYFDQGRGECPFNERCFYKHALPDGTIVEAKPRPKRRRQNADGESDVMQSMLLWDFMDERDMLYDLFVNDLLEELMFPSWEDPDFLDTDSDDSDDYFNSFASFHL; encoded by the exons CTATTACAACCACGGAATATGTCGGGCTGGCGACAGCTGCCATTATGCTCATGACCAGGCTTTGAGGCGTTCATCATCGCCTGGGCCTGAAGGAGTCCCATCACCAAGACCTCAGACCTGCCGCTTCTTTCTTCGAGGATGTTGCACTTATGGAGCAAAATGCAG ATTTGAACACACCAATGCAGAGTCTCCTGGAAACAGTTCAGGGGAGATGACAAAAAATGCCAAGGGTCATCATGGAAATCGTCCTGTCAATTTGCCCAAGAACTGCTCAGGGAGTCCTAACAGTAAGATGGTAGTTTTAAAGAAGGGATCCAAGTCTGCTGATTCTAATGATAGTGGTATCGACATGGATGGGggctcatctacatgtatatcttcacCTCCGGCAGCAAAGCCAAAGAAACCAGAAGATTGGGTTAAGGCGGCTGAATTTGTGCCTGGGCAGCCGTACAGATCTCAAG GTATTGGTACGTATTCTGAAGTTGCCAGCTGCGGTGTCTTCCCTGAAGAAGAAATAATAAGGGGTGGATTTCCAGTTCCAGCAGAACCCGTTACTGAGCAATCCAAGAAACTTCTCTGCCCATTCGCTGCTAATGGCGAGTGCCGCTATGGAGATAACTGTACATATACTCATGGAGATATCTGTGACTTGTGTTTTCATCCTTGTCTACACCCAACTGATGATGAACAGAGGAAGAAACATCATGAG GAGTGCATGGCTGAGATTGAGAAGGATATGGAGGAATCATTCGCCTTCCAACGAAGTAAAGAGATGTCATGTGGTATCTGTATGGAGGTGATCATGGAAAAGGAACCGCATAATGAACGCCGCTTTGGCATTCTCTCGCATTGCAATCATTGTTTCTGTCTGAGCTGTATCAGGAAATGGAGGCAGGCCAAGCAGTTTGAAAATAAAGTTGTCAG AGCATGCCCAGAATGTCGGAAAACATCTGACTTTGTGACACCAAGCGAGTATTGGGTGGAGACGAAAGAAGAGAAAGAGAAACTCATAGAAGGCTACAAGAAGGCTCTTGG ACAAAAGGCATGCAAATACTTCGATCAAGGCAGAGGAGAATGTCCATTCAACGAAAGGTGCTTCTACAAACACGCACTGCCTGATGGAACAATTGTGGAGGCAAAGCCGCGGCCAAAACGCCGTCGTCAGAATGCTGATGGAGAGTCTGACGTCATGCAGTCGATGTTATTGTGGGATTTTATGGATGAGCGTGACATGCTATACGATTTGTTCGTGAATGACCTCTTGGAAGAACTCATGTTCCCGAGCTGGGAAGACCCAGATTTCCTCGATACAGACTCTGATGATTCAGATGACTACTTCAATAGTTTTGCTAGTTTCCACTTATAA